The following proteins are co-located in the Halarcobacter sp. genome:
- a CDS encoding sensor domain-containing diguanylate cyclase yields the protein MIIKSKYKIVFIITTLLIILSVSISVINYVVSLNNAQSQLKNQSLPLSLDNIYTDIQKSIIQPYLVSSLMANDTFVQDWLINEEKNSDKIVRYLEAIKNKYNMFNTFLVSDKTKRYYTQNGFIEKIDKTNKNNKWYFDFKNIEEKHEINLDFNEHLSNNLIMFINYKIFDHNYHFLGATGVALKISYIDDLLKSFRFKHKFIVTFFNENGKIVLSERNINKHKNIGEYEVLKNYKELILSKKPNTIEYERDGHKYILNTKYISELNLYLTVEANLDDFTQDVQKVFYFNLFGSISITFIISLFIFFLIKNYSKKLEYLSTYDSLTKIHNRRTFEEKLSAQILLQKRRENDIGLVFLDIDNFKNINDKLGHQKGDVVLKRIATILNENIRQTDLIARWGGEEFIIALIDSSLEDSKIICEKLRKSIEEDLELTNLCSYNVTASFGLTMVNSTDTKENLLLRVDNAMYKSKNEGKNRITVVS from the coding sequence ATGATAATAAAATCAAAATATAAAATTGTTTTTATAATTACCACTTTACTTATAATTTTGTCAGTATCAATTTCAGTTATAAATTATGTTGTATCTTTAAATAATGCTCAAAGTCAACTGAAAAATCAATCATTACCCTTATCTTTGGATAATATCTATACTGATATTCAAAAAAGTATTATTCAACCATATCTAGTTTCTTCTTTAATGGCTAATGACACCTTTGTTCAAGATTGGTTAATAAATGAAGAGAAAAATAGTGATAAAATTGTAAGATATCTAGAGGCTATAAAAAATAAATATAATATGTTTAATACCTTTTTAGTGTCAGATAAAACAAAAAGGTATTATACCCAAAATGGTTTTATTGAAAAAATTGATAAAACTAATAAAAACAATAAGTGGTATTTTGATTTTAAAAATATAGAAGAAAAACATGAGATAAACTTAGATTTTAATGAGCATCTATCTAATAATTTAATAATGTTTATAAATTATAAAATATTTGATCATAATTATCATTTTTTAGGTGCTACTGGTGTTGCATTAAAAATTTCATATATAGATGATTTACTAAAATCTTTTAGATTTAAACATAAATTTATTGTTACATTTTTTAATGAAAATGGAAAGATTGTTTTATCAGAAAGAAATATAAATAAGCATAAAAATATTGGTGAATATGAAGTATTAAAAAATTATAAAGAGCTAATTTTATCAAAAAAGCCAAATACAATCGAATATGAAAGAGATGGTCATAAATATATTTTGAATACTAAATATATATCAGAATTAAATTTATATTTAACAGTAGAAGCAAACTTAGATGATTTTACACAGGATGTGCAAAAGGTATTTTATTTTAATCTTTTTGGTTCAATATCTATTACTTTTATTATCTCTTTATTTATCTTTTTTTTAATAAAAAATTATAGTAAAAAACTTGAATATCTTTCAACTTATGATTCATTAACAAAAATACATAACAGACGTACTTTTGAAGAGAAGTTAAGTGCTCAAATATTGCTTCAAAAAAGAAGGGAAAATGATATAGGATTGGTGTTTTTAGATATCGATAATTTTAAAAATATAAATGATAAATTAGGTCATCAAAAAGGTGATGTGGTATTAAAACGAATAGCAACTATATTAAATGAAAATATTAGACAAACAGATTTAATAGCAAGATGGGGTGGAGAAGAATTTATTATAGCTTTAATAGATTCATCTTTAGAAGATAGTAAAATTATATGTGAAAAGCTTAGAAAATCAATTGAAGAGGATTTAGAATTAACAAATCTTTGCTCTTATAATGTTACTGCAAGTTTTGGTTTAACTATGGTAAATAGTACTGATACTAAAGAAAATTTACTATTAAGAGTAGATAATGCTATGTATAAATCAAAAAATGAGGGGAAAAATAGAATTACAGTAGTTAGTTAA
- a CDS encoding hemerythrin family protein yields MLLDKNNLPLVSMEFMNEVHFEDIAIINELYELIIQYEENVNINNEEKVNTKYMQWYNHTVKHFEREEIQMIEKGFPPYHMHKAEHENALNLMNQIFKKWEETKDIKILKQYLTEDLPKWLINHIQTMDTVTAMFLKTGLSPCSAH; encoded by the coding sequence ATGCTACTTGACAAAAATAACTTACCTTTAGTATCAATGGAATTTATGAATGAAGTACATTTTGAAGATATAGCTATTATCAATGAATTGTATGAATTAATTATACAATACGAGGAAAATGTAAATATCAATAATGAAGAAAAAGTAAACACAAAATACATGCAATGGTATAACCATACAGTAAAACACTTTGAAAGAGAAGAGATACAAATGATTGAAAAAGGTTTTCCACCTTATCATATGCATAAAGCTGAACATGAAAATGCATTAAATCTTATGAATCAGATTTTCAAAAAATGGGAAGAAACAAAAGATATCAAAATATTAAAACAATATTTAACAGAAGATTTGCCTAAATGGTTAATAAATCATATTCAAACTATGGATACAGTAACAGCAATGTTTTTAAAAACTGGATTAAGTCCTTGTAGTGCACACTAA